ACCGTTAATCGTTTCAACCCAAAGGGAGAAACACGATAAATGGTGTTCTTTGGCATCTATGGCTGTTTGGAAAATATCTCTTCCAGAGATAGTTTTTAATTATTTGCCtttggttaaaaaaaacttcaattacTGTTAATACATGTGAAaagtataattttcttttataggTTATACTTATAGATGTAGAGTGCCTCTATTTTTTCTTAAATGAAAGTATAGTTAAGCTCGAAGAAGCGATTGAGAGCACTAGAAAAATTTAATACATCACAACCCTctcaacttatttaaaataacctattgggccaaattccataaaaaaaagagGGAATTACATGAAAAATCATAtgccataaaaaaaattatgattatgtCAAATCTTATTTTGAGTTTTGTCAATATGAAAGTTATCAATAACTATTTATTTGGAAGAAGGTTAAAAGATGGTGGTTACCTTTTAATGTATGccatttctaaaataaaagtgAACCTATTTGatataatacaaataaaaattatccaTCTGATTAAAGCcaaaatattattatcattGGTGATGTTTATGTAATACACCCAAACCTATTGGGCCAATTTGTTTAGAATGACATGTTAGGCCCCTGATCGTGCTTACAGTGATCCATTTACCCATTTACAccataaacttgtttaaataACATACATTGCAATTTGTCTTAAATCCatcaaaaattcaaaacttaaaaaataaaggttaattcgtgattttaagtctttaaaacaaattaactttttattttatacatttttatgatgtttttatagatttaggtcAATACGCAAATCCCATCCCACTCAGAAAACGTCTTTGCACTTTGCTTTGTCATGGTGCAACATGAAATGATCAAAAGCAAATTATctttcatcatcattcatcgAAAATTTCAACAACACTAACTACTAAACTCACTCTGATTGATTGTTATGTATCAAGTTATCAACTCAAACCAGTTCCATTTCATCATTATCAAGTCCAAAGCAAAAAAGAAACAGTCAGAAACTCCAACTTTATATCTCAACTAAGTCATCCTGGCCAATTTACACGAAAAACGTCATTGGGATAGTGACATAACCACCACATTAGTAAGAATTTACTTTTACACGACATGACCTTCACTTGTATTGTATGCCACACATGGAAACtaaaaaaatttacatttttcctACTATCGTGTGGCGGTTTCAAACAGTTGAATTaagcaaataaaaaatataattttttattttatttgttatcgTGTCATGTGTAAAAGTCCATCCTTTCCAATGTGGTTGTCACGTTACTATTCTGGTGATTTTTTATGTCTGGATTGGCCTTCAATGACTTCattgaaagaaataaaattCAATGACCTTTTTGAAATAAACTCTAAATTTTAGTGACCATCACTACAATTTACCAATACATCATGCAACCAAACATAGTAATAATGAAGTGAACATTCTATCACCTCCTCCTACCAAACAATACCTAAGAACAAATAAATTATCATGATAAACAAAGAATTGAACCACACCAATgtcacttaaaaaaaaaaacagaaaaaaagaaaaaagaatggcCATGCATTGGATAAGCTGACATGCTTCCCATCAAAGCCTGCTAAAAGCTAAGAAACTACACAAGCCTTATCAATTTCAATAGAATTCCCAATAAAGTAGCACTGAGCCCATAATGGATCCATAATTTGTTGAATAGTAGGAGCTGGCAAAATAAGGTGATTTTGATTTCTCATAATTTAATCCTATGTTATGTAATGTACAACTCTAGCACTGTAAGTATTTCTCGAAGTAGATAAGGTGCTTCAATTACAAACCTCATACATGTGTTTGTAACAAGAAATACCATTATCTGATTGACCCAGAGTATGCATATAGATTTGTCAGAAAAAGGAAAACACATCACATTTTTCTACTTGTCCATTATCAGTCCTTTTATGAATCAAACCTCAATGAAAAAAGAGGGACACTGGTGACATCAAGAGAATGAGAGGGATTTGTGAAACTGAAAAGATATTCTACCTTGAGGAACAAGAATGCAATTCCCAATATCCCATACTACAAATGATCCCAGTTCGATTACATGTGAAGCAAATAGCCATTGTGAAATTTTACTGAGGTGGGAGAACCAGCAGAGCAAGAAAAAGACTGCTGAAATGCAACCGAGATTTGTTTTGCAATGACCGAAATCTGTCACCGGGGAACCGCACAATCTAGGAGATGCCAATGAATAACATATGGAAGAGAATCAGTCAATGGAGAAAGTTCAATTATTTGCTTTGCTAATGAAATTCGGTCAAGTTAAAAACATGAAAGAGAAAGTGAAACTCGAAAGGTTCGATGCTAAGCAAAGTTCCAAGGGGGGTCATAAGAATTCATATTTGAGCCAAACAAAATGAACAATTATTGACTCTCATCAATTTCCATTTTTCATCTGATAACTTCAACAAGCTTTTTTCTAAGTGTGACTTGAGAAACTTAATCAGACACCTAGAGCTTTTTAATCCTTAATACACctactaaaatttaaaaacttgtGCCCTCAACATCATATGAATCATTTACAGAAATTAGTTCCTTAGAGGGCCAAAAATGCTCAAGCATTTAATAACTTTGCCACCAGACCGaactttaaaaatataataacaaATCATTTTTAAGAAGCGGAAAATGCATGACCTTGTTCCTACATTTTAAAATGAAGTCTACAATATATTTCCCTTCCCACTTGATATTCCATCCATTCTTCAATGGGCAGAGTGCACTCTGCATCAGGTTTCAAAATTCAGTCTCGATTTTAAACTGTCTACTACATTAGGAAAGAAGTTTCAGCTTTCAAACAGTCCAAGTTCAATTATTCTACTTTCACAAGACTTCAATTTTTAATCTTCAAAAACCTTTATTTGCTGCCAAAAGTTACATTATAACTACAACTAAGACACCTAATCAAGAATTCTTTAATCCTTTGTTGAATGATAGCTTATGGGTTATAAATAGTTTAGCAAATCATTAGTTGAATTCCTTACTTCCTGCATTTAAGTTTACCAATTCACATTCTAGGTATAAATAGTTAAACTACTTTAGTGCCAGACTACTTCACATCCCACCAAACACGGGAAAAGAAAAACATTATATTTCCAAGAACGCAAAAAACCACTAGCAACAAATATAAATTCTCCATACAAAAGCCATGAGTTGGGGCTCTAAGATAAAATACAAGGTGTATATGGTCAAAGAAACTTGGATATGCTTCATGTtacaaataagaaaatgaaaataagaCTTTAAAAAAGTTTATTTTCCTTAAACATCCAACAAAGGTCCAGCAGGCTGTCACAATGGTGTTGCAAGTCCTATTGCACGAAGTAAAAATAATATGTCAGAGGTGACTGTCGTTGAAGGATGAGTGGAAGTATAGCAAAATCCACAAATGCATGAGcaatcaatttatatatatatatatatatagaagttATTCATTTCCTGCATtcttaatttgagaaataaagAGCAACTCTGTGAACAGTAAGGCCATTAttttcaattcttttttttaaagttcattgttgacaaaatataattttcatttcCAAGAGAAACATTATCAAGTTCATATGCCCTCAAACCTTTATGTAagtcaaattgagcctttgaaTTATTATATTAAGTCAAATTCCGCTTTTGAACTTCTATTTTAAGTCATATGGAGGACTTCTCTAACAAtgataaaggcttaatacaacAAAACAGAAATGTGAGGGTCTAATAAAGTGAAATCAATAAGTCCAAGAACCAAATGCTTTTTCCAAGAGTATAAGCTAATAAAAAAGTAATGATTCGTGAAACACAAGTCGCTAGCATACCAAAAAGAGAAGAACAAACTAAACACAGAAACCAGAATTAGGTTCCAACAATTCATTGCATAATAGGAAATAAACAAACGACAACTAATTCATCTATCTACTGCATATAAACAGATAAACAAGCAAATACACCAAGAAAAACGAAAATACgaatatagaaaagaagatgaaaTATTGCAGGTCTTAAAGAACTACCTTGTGAAAGCGAGCTCCAGCAAGAGGAATCCACAGCAATGCAGGATTTGAGCCGAGCATTAGCAGTGGTACTGTGGAGCGGCAACAATGAGTCCACGCTCCCCAAAGCAGATAAAACCCTACGTAGCAAAACTAATCAGAAAAAGAAACCACAAGCGCATAATTGATagcaagaaaagaaaaggaaattttCAGTTGCAAGTAGTAATTTCAGCATTTTGATTATAGCATCAGTGAAGTAAGTGAAAATAAATATTCATCCGTATTAACAAATACAGGTAAGTAAGTGAAAGAAAGGTTGTTCCAAAAGCAGGAGGTGGCGTGATTTTACCTTGAAGCGCTGAGGAAAGATCGGGTTGAAGAGAAAGGAGAGGAAATGGATTCAGTGAGTAGGGTCTTTTGGGTTAAGGTTCTAGAGCGAGCCGCTAGGGTCCTTGAGCCTCCCATTACAGCTGATCTACAAAACGAGGCCATTTCTGAGATGATGAGAGACAACTGACTGACCTGAGGGAAAACTTCGCTTAAACCTTATCATAGAACACTCTAAATCAGAAACGACATCGTAGGCGAGCAGTGGATATGCGTAGCGATGGCAAACGTTTATCTTTTAATTACTCGTACTGCTCCTATTATTTAGCTTAAtagatattattaattattgtgctttttacatgaatatcataattgattcattttttttttttttttgaaacatcaTAATTGATTCAATTAGAATTATAACTAAATGGATTttttacataaatatcataattaactataaaattacaattaaattatatcatcaaaattatgatttgacattTTTACAGGGAGATGGAGAGAATTTctatggccctgtttggtaaagagcgttttgggataaaaagaacggttttgaccaactttagaggtttgaccactgaaaccgctaattggagtgtttggtgaatagaggtttgagagagagttttgggatgaaaacgctaatttagaaaaagctcttaaaatgagctttttcaattagcgttttgcaatattaaaattaattgacttctttaaccctaatagatagactcactcttctcctgcgccaaaattaatgcttttattcgtctttttgcacaaaccgctattatcaatcagctaatttttaccaaacaggtctacacaaacagctaatcaaatcagctagtcaaatcagctaatataatcagctaacagctaatgtaatcagctaacagctaacagctaattcccagaCAGGGCCGTGTAAATTTCCCTATTATTTTGGCATCCCATATTGAATGGCTTGGCGTTCCTCCTCCTTTTCTCGGTGTGGCATTAGCCTCTTTTGagtaatataattattttctttaagaaaaaaaaaaaactatatcaATATGATACATGTGACATAATTTCTATCTTCTTTTTGCTGCCAAAATAGGAGAGCCCATGTACACTGCAGCCCGCAGTCTCCATAAATTGACCCTACTTCATTTCCTTAATTTTCTATCCATTTTCAAAATTCAAAGCtaggacttttttttttttagatttagggcccgtttgttATACCTATTGTttactgttgctgtttgctgtttactgttacgatttgctgtttgctgttactgtTTACtattgctgtttgctgttgctgttacggtttgctgttggaaaaagctgtttttccaaaaagcagagattctctgcttttgtaaaaaactgcttttcaggggtaaaaggcaaacaagagaccactaatcaaacacctaaTGATGCTTTTCAATTGttaaaggcaaacaggaggtcgctaaccaaacacctaaaactctccattttgaagtgaaaaggcaaaaggagcttgaaaaggagcaaccaaacacccccttaatatataattacacCCCTTTTCTAACAAAACATGGAAAGGTCAAGCTGCTCAATTTCTCGAAGAAGATAATTTGGATGTCTGC
The DNA window shown above is from Euphorbia lathyris chromosome 1, ddEupLath1.1, whole genome shotgun sequence and carries:
- the LOC136230836 gene encoding protein NONRESPONDING TO OXYLIPINS 2, mitochondrial-like isoform X1, whose product is MASFCRSAVMGGSRTLAARSRTLTQKTLLTESISSPFSSTRSFLSASRVLSALGSVDSLLPLHSTTANARLKSCIAVDSSCWSSLSQGLATPL
- the LOC136230836 gene encoding protein NONRESPONDING TO OXYLIPINS 2, mitochondrial-like isoform X2, with the translated sequence MASFCRSAVMGGSRTLAARSRTLTQKTLLTESISSPFSSTRSFLSASRVLSALGSVDSLLPLHSTTANARLKSCIAVDSSCWSSLSQDCAVPR